The following is a genomic window from Clostridia bacterium.
CCCGAAACTTCGAAGGACGGAAAGTGGGCGGTCACCTTGCACTATAATTTCCCGAACAGTCCTGCGGATATCGTCGTCTACGTCGAGAACAATCGTTCGATGGCGACTCCCGCGAAACCCGTTCGTAACGGATTCGTCTTCGCGGGTTGGTACGAAGATCCGACTTGCGTCATCGAAGCGGAATTCGGAAGCAAATCGAGTTACTTCAAGATTACCGCGCCGACCGATCTTTACGCGAAGTGGACGGTCGACACGACCCTCGATCCCGATCCGCAGCCCGGTCCCGGACCCGATCCGCAACCCGGCCCCGGACCCGATCCGCTTCCCGATTGCGATTATCACGTCGACGCGAACGGCGACGGTAAGTGCGATAAGTGCACGCGCGATATGCCCGTCGTCGAGGATACCTACGGAACGATCTATTTGAACGTTTCCAATTTCTCTTGGTTCGCCGATAATAACGCGAATATCAACGTCCATATTTGGTATGATGACGGCACGAATAATAACTGGCCGGGCGCCAAGATGACCTTGAAGAACGGTTTGTACGAGGCACAGTATTACACCTCTCGTACGGTCAAAGGTATTATCTTTACCCGTAACGATCCGAACCCGAATCCGAACGAAGGTTCCGTGACCGAATGGGATCGCATCGAGATCGGTGAAAACCTTGCGGGATTCGACGCGAATCATCCCGTCTATTATCTGAGAAGCTATCGCCATGCGGATGAAGTCTGCGAGTTCAGCGGAAAATGGCTTGCGGTCGGAGAAGAAGACCCGATCTACGTCACAGGTGACAAGAAAGCCTATCTCGACTTCCGTAACGTCGATTGGTTCGCTTCGGCAGGTGCGAAACTTTATGCGTACGTTTGGTATACCGACGAGTCGAAGAACGCGGAATTCCCCGGTAAGGAAATGCTCTTTACGAACGGCGCTTCCGAGACGCATTACTGCGCGTATATCGAGTATTCTTCCGAAAAGACGCTTGCCGGTATCATCTTTACCCGCAACGATCCGAGAAAACCGATCACGGGCGAGGGCGAAGGTCTTTGGAACAAGATCGAGATCAGCGCCGCCGCGGGCAACCTCGGATTGACCGCCGCGCTTCCCGCTTTCCGCTTGACTTCCGTCAACGGTAACGATTTCGAGGGAACTTGGGTCAGCGAAGAAACAGCGCTCAGCGGAACCGGCGTCATCGTTACGCCCGATCCCGATCCGACGCCCGATCCCGAATGGAACGGAACGGTTACCGTCGATCTCAGCGGCGTCGATTGGTTCGGCACGGAAGGATGCGTCCCGTATATCTACGTTTGGTATTCCGACGAATCGAATAACGGTAAATACCCGGGCGTCAAGATGACCGCAGGCAATAAAGAGGGGTATTACACCTATGTTGTCGATACGACTAAGAAAGAAGTTTCCGGGCTCTTGATCGTTCGCGTCAGCGCGGATGGCAAGACGATGTATAATAAGACGGTCAACTATGCTTTGCCCGCCACGCATATCGTTCACGTTGCGGCAGCAGATCTCAGCGAGATTCCCGAAGATCAGCGCACGATCGAGACGGGTTCGCCCGATCCGGGTCCCGCCCAGACGATTACGGTCTACTATTACAATAAGAATAGTTGGAGCACCGTTAAAGCGTACGCTTGGTCGGGTGACGGTGAAAGCGCCGTCAAGTATCTTGGCGATTGGCCGGGCACCGCTATGACCGCGGTTAGCGGGAAAGCCGGTTGGTATCAGATCGCAGTCAATAAGAACGCGACCAAGATCGCCTTTACCAACGGTTTGGACGGCGATGCGAATAAGACCGCGGATCTCGCGCTTATCGCGGCGACGCCGTACTATAAGGACGGTTGGACGGCGGATTATCCCGCGGAAACGCCCGCTTGGGACGGCACCGTGACGATCGACGTTACCGCGCTTCCGTGGTTTGAGAACGACAGCGCAACCGCTTATCTGTACGTTTGGTATACGGATGATACGAACAACGGAACATATCCGGGCGTCAAGATGACTTGGGTCATCAACGGAATCTATCACGCGAAGATCGACACGACGAAAACTTTTGCAGGATTAAAGTTGACGCGTCGCAGCGCAGACGGAACTGTTGAACATAATGCTACCGGAGATATAACCGAAATGCCCGAGAATCACACCTTCGTGATTACCTCGATGAACTGACCTAACAAAAAAGTTTGGTAAAAGGAGAAGCCAAATATGAAAAGAAAAATTTTGAAAGCACTGACAATAACCTTGGCTGCATTGATGCTCTTCGTCTTTGTTGCTTGTTCGCCCGAAGTGATCTACGTGGCGGACTTTACGGGCGGAAACGGGACGGTTATTCCGAACCCGAACCCGACGCCCACGCCGAATCCGACGCCGAACCCGACGCCGAATCCGAATCCGGCTCCCGTCGACGACGGAACGGGCGACGGCAGCACCTATAAACTTCGCGTTTGGTGCGCCGAAGAGGACGAAGATATGATCCATCAAATGCTCGATGCCTATGAATTAAAGTATAAGGATAACAACTACACCTTTACGATCGAAAAGCTCGGCGAGGACGTCGTCAGCGCGAAGGTCATTCAGGACGTTGAAGAAGCCGCGGACGTTTTCTCGTTCGCAAACGACCAACTCGGTTTGCTCATTAAGAACCAAGCCTTGACGCAGGTCCCGACGCAATATACCGCGCAGATCGATCAGCAGATCGACGTCGCGAAACTTGCGGCTTCGTACAGCAATTCCTACTACGCTTTCCCGTACAGCTACGAGAACTGCTTCCTGTATTACAATAAATCTTTGATCTCGGACGTCAGCTCCCTCGAAAAGATCCTGACCTCTCAAATCAAGAACGTCGACTATAACCTCGGCATCGATATGGGCGACAGCTACTACACCACGATGTTCCTTTACACCGCGGGCGTAACGATCTTCGGCGAGCAGGGCAACGATCCGACGGACGTGAACCTCGATAACGCGAACGCTTACAAGGCTTGCCGCTATATCGCCTCTCTTGCGGGGCAGAAGAAGCTCGGCTCGATTTCCAAAGCCGACCAGTACGCTTCTTTGAAAAACGGTAAGGTCGCCGCGATGATCTCCGGTCCTCACATGATCAGCCAATTCCAAGACGCTCTCGGAACGAACTTCGCCGTCGCGACGCTTCCGACGATCCGTTTCGCGGGTGAGACGAAAGACACTCCGCTCGTCAGCTTCTCCGGCGTCAAGATGTACGGCGTCAGCCGTAAGTCCACCGCGAAGCGCGATGAGAAGAGCACGGCGGAAGCGTTGAAACTCGCGGCGTATCTCTCCAACGCGGATAATCAGACGATCCGTCTCGAAGAACGTGAATTCTGCCCGACCGACGCCGATCTCTTCGACGCAGCTTCGAACTCCGTCGAGACCGTCGAAGTCGTCGTCGAACAAAGTAATTACAGCAAATTGAAGCCCGGTCTCATCCAAATGAGCAACTATTGGGATAATATGAAAGGCTTCTTGCTCGGCGTCTACAAGCTCAGCTATCCCGAAAAGGATTGGAGCGCCGAACTCAAAAAAGTCGAGAATAAATTGAAGGGCTAAGGAGTAGAGTATGGCAGAAAACGAGTTGAAAAACAAAAACTCCGTCGGGTCTTCTCACAAGAAGGGCTTTGCAAAGTTCGGTGAAAAGATCAAGGCGGGGCTTACAAAGTTCGGTCGCGGTTTCGTGTCGTTACCCAAAAACTTCGTGAAACTTTGCGTCAAAAT
Proteins encoded in this region:
- a CDS encoding starch-binding protein, which produces MKKKLLFVIMVCAVLALAVVLVGCGNTKLANPRNLNLSEGYLMWGEVKGADGYLVYFNDDLVNRYYVENTYLAIDDPEIRSSLRSGSVNNMYVRAVNLDKNKLPVNASDRSLIKFNYSRQLATPNKVTLKGEKFSWRAVSEAKDYQAYVRQDGQTEGTLYKMTWQTGTASVSGTINDLPNGLMYYVSIVACCDGYENSVPSVEVPFDRTVVNVDQSQYFVFADGQSVRLTESDEDDVYSAELTLKADSSVSVKDNAGAEFELTKPTLVNGDYEIKLNTATKKATLTKITNYYLFAGASAQGEKLLLGEGGYITAATFTDGMTYVVKDDEGNSLTAYSDDSASQGTAFAGGSFLILVNAETKEVTVKATESSGNDTPETSKDGKWAVTLHYNFPNSPADIVVYVENNRSMATPAKPVRNGFVFAGWYEDPTCVIEAEFGSKSSYFKITAPTDLYAKWTVDTTLDPDPQPGPGPDPQPGPGPDPLPDCDYHVDANGDGKCDKCTRDMPVVEDTYGTIYLNVSNFSWFADNNANINVHIWYDDGTNNNWPGAKMTLKNGLYEAQYYTSRTVKGIIFTRNDPNPNPNEGSVTEWDRIEIGENLAGFDANHPVYYLRSYRHADEVCEFSGKWLAVGEEDPIYVTGDKKAYLDFRNVDWFASAGAKLYAYVWYTDESKNAEFPGKEMLFTNGASETHYCAYIEYSSEKTLAGIIFTRNDPRKPITGEGEGLWNKIEISAAAGNLGLTAALPAFRLTSVNGNDFEGTWVSEETALSGTGVIVTPDPDPTPDPEWNGTVTVDLSGVDWFGTEGCVPYIYVWYSDESNNGKYPGVKMTAGNKEGYYTYVVDTTKKEVSGLLIVRVSADGKTMYNKTVNYALPATHIVHVAAADLSEIPEDQRTIETGSPDPGPAQTITVYYYNKNSWSTVKAYAWSGDGESAVKYLGDWPGTAMTAVSGKAGWYQIAVNKNATKIAFTNGLDGDANKTADLALIAATPYYKDGWTADYPAETPAWDGTVTIDVTALPWFENDSATAYLYVWYTDDTNNGTYPGVKMTWVINGIYHAKIDTTKTFAGLKLTRRSADGTVEHNATGDITEMPENHTFVITSMN